A genomic window from Henningerozyma blattae CBS 6284 chromosome 3, complete genome includes:
- the RAD10 gene encoding DNA repair protein RAD10 (similar to Saccharomyces cerevisiae RAD10 (YML095C); ancestral locus Anc_8.874), whose protein sequence is MNNTDPTSFQSILAGVKRLRESHGDDNDTEKVSQPTPIETNQSTKIDATGSLQNNTYRNNSTNHDIKERNSQPHLVSAISNSHNHSNDLKNNNLENSASKSSNNNYTPINRSNLTKTVLVNSTQRENPLLNHLKNTNWRYYKPPAGTKIYYDYFLHGRSVLFLTLSYHKLYNDYITRRMKPFTSSSNNSDNNILIFVVDDSNSEDTVKDLTKICMFNGFTLLLAFNFEQAAKYIEYLND, encoded by the coding sequence atgaataatacTGATCCTACATCTTTTCAATCAATTTTAGCCGGGGTCAAAAGGCTACGAGAATCTCATGgagatgataatgatacaGAAAAAGTATCTCAGCCAACACCTATAGAGACTAACCAATCTACCAAAATAGATGCAACAGGAAGTCTACAGAACAATACTTATAGAAATAACAGTACTAATCatgatattaaagaaagGAATTCCCAACCACATTTGGTAAGTGCCATATCTAATAGTCATAATCACTCTAATGACCTtaagaataataacttGGAAAATTCAGCTTCTAAAAGCTCTAACAATAATTATACCCCGATTAATAGAAGTAACTTGACAAAAACTGTATTAGTAAACTCTACACAACGTGAAAATCCACTattgaatcatttaaaaaatactaattgGAGATATTATAAACCCCCTGCTggaacaaaaatatattatgattattttcttcatgGGAGatctgttttatttttgacaTTAAGTTATCACAAATTATACAATGATTACATAACAAGAAGAATGAAGCCATTTACGAGTTCAAGCAATAAtagtgataataatatattgatatttgtCGTTGATGATTCTAATTCAGAGGATACTGTTAaagatttaacaaaaatatgCATGTTTAATGGATTTACTTTATTACTAGCCTTTAATTTCGAACAGGCTGCCAAATAcattgaatatttgaatgattaa
- the GIM5 gene encoding Gim5p (similar to Saccharomyces cerevisiae GIM5 (YML094W); ancestral locus Anc_8.873): MSSTKIDLSTLGPEQLVAVKRQFDQELDHFNQSLQALNIASNKFTECIEDIKQVSKKENDGQQILIPASSSLYIPGKIVNNQSFMVDVGTGYYIEKNREEAITFYQAKVDKLKKESIQLQDIIKEKAQVVLMLEQRLRQLALQRREEAKTETAK, encoded by the exons ATGTCATCTACAAAGA TTGATTTGAGTACATTAGGTCCAGAACAACTAGTTGCTGTCAAGAGACAATTTGATCAAGAGTTAGATCATTTCAACCAGTCTTTACAGGCTTTAAATATTGcttcaaataaattcacAGAGTGTATTGAAGATATAAAGCAAGTTtctaaaaaagaaaacgaTGGCCagcaaatattaatacctGCCTCATCTTCTTTGTATATACCTGgtaaaattgtaaataacCAAAGTTTTATGGTAGATGTTGGTACAGGTTAttatatcgaaaaaaatagagaaGAAGCTATTACTTTCTATCAAGCCAAAGTTGATAAGTTAAAGAAAGAGAGTATTCAATTGCAAGatataattaaagaaaaggCACAAGTAGTTCTTATGTTAGAACAACGTCTAAGACAACTGGCTCTGCAACGTCGTGAAGAGGCTAAGACTGAAACTGCTAAATAA
- the UTP14 gene encoding Utp14p (similar to Saccharomyces cerevisiae UTP14 (YML093W); ancestral locus Anc_8.872), protein MAKTKRKGNSRKKSAKRVLNALEIAEKELNGFNSSSDEESYNKSGSGRRKNVVNLLKRVQRGESRDDDDDVSDDSFVDEELDSDDALGSDDDYDVLNSKFSQTIRDMTKKSGKEYVPDYIDEEEGYTSIDEDDLMPLSAVWDMEDKTKDDDISDSDTEQSKNQLKLDDNLSESSSNEESSSGEESASDGESTSESGDESNSDYDPFDEISEDEEDVALNTITNDLIKDTNQNISRKLDTYGGGEESEFVLPTKHVSSSIGNSGKLNLADMMNAIDDKKASAEAAFVTNNPQTSQVVSVPLPQRIQKRHEREAAYEISKKEVHKWKDIVDQNRDADHLDFSKLNNKTKQKEASVFTRESKHNKNELESKVDELLEKSNLAEDIENSKFEELSEAKMSSEDIIKRRNEVRLMRELMFREERKARRIKKIKSKAYHRIKKKELLKNKAFAGIDEFEDEEDAEIARAKERMTLKHRANSKWAKDMVKHGMSNDKETREEIEEMLRQGDRLKDKILGYNDNEDRDNRDINDLEDEYGDEDQEAADAKTRNIGKSGIMNMQFMKNAESREREENKIAIDRLRRFENGEDVEQFFGNDEENGKNRAVNVELNKGRRIYTPGNLDSKREMDELEKEVMEEENIDRARTLEGRLTKKIQGTKVEKKLFEENLTKTTEEDESDKESVKKNDGNNTTKHDNREENDVNPWLVDSDDEDSHIKRSSKVEVIDKNSSKLVKSGNKIAKAMNKNPMKRTHDDDDELLDVMNNKLELNRDKDSTSYMFQQQDVVAEAFAGDDVVTTFEQEKAEIADDDDDKEEDVTLPGWGSWAGAGANPKKKRKFTKIVKGVVEKDKRKDKNLKNVIINEKFNKHSVKYQSSSVPFPYENREQYERSLRMPLGQEWTSRSSHQKLIKPRIMVKPGEVIDPLKAPFKG, encoded by the coding sequence ATGGCTAAAACTAAAAGAAAGGGTAACTCGAGAAAGAAATCTGCCAAGAGAGTATTAAATGCCTTAGAAATTGCTGAAAAAGAGCTTAATGGCTTTAACAGCTCAAGTGATGAAGAGAGCTATAACAAATCAGGTAGCGGTCGTCGTAAGAATGTTGTTAATCTATTAAAACGTGTTCAACGTGGTGAAAGTAGGgatgacgatgatgatgTAAGTGATGATAGTTTTGTTGACGAAGAATTAGATTCTGATGATGCCTTAGGTTCCGATGATGACTATGATGTAttgaattcaaaattttctCAAACTATACGTGACATGACAAAGAAATCTGGTAAAGAGTATGTTCCAGATTATATTGATGAAGAGGAAGGTTACACCTCcattgatgaagatgatttaaTGCCTCTATCAGCTGTTTGGGATATGGAAGATAAAACCAAGGATGACGATATTAGTGATAGTGATACTGAACAATCAAAAAATCAACTAAAACTTGATGATAATCTTTCTGAATCTTCCTCAAATGAAGAATCCTCATCTGGCGAAGAATCTGCATCTGACGGAGAATCTACATCTGAATCTGGTGACGAATCTAACTCTGATTACGATCCATTTGATGAAATCtctgaagatgaagaagacgTTGCGTTAAATACAATTACcaatgatttaattaaagacACAAATCAAAACATTAGTCGTAAACTAGATACATATGGTGGTGGTGAAGAAAGTGAATTTGTTTTACCTACAAAACATGTATCCTCATCAATTGGAAATTCTGGTAAATTAAACTTGGCTGATATGATGAATGctattgatgataaaaaagCAAGTGCAGAAGCTGCATTTGTTACTAATAACCCACAAACTTCACAAGTAGTCAGTGTGCCATTACCACAACGTATTCAAAAGCGTCATGAAAGAGAAGCAGCTTATGAAATTTCGAAAAAAGAAGTTCATAAATGGAAAGATATCGTTGACCAAAACCGTGACGCAGATCATTTAGACTTCTCtaaactaaataataaaactaaacAAAAGGAGGCAAGTGTTTTTACAAGAGAATCAAAgcataataaaaatgaattggAAAGTAAAGTGGATGAACTTCTAGAAAAAAGTAATTTAGCTGAAGATATcgaaaattctaaatttgaagaattaagtGAGGCTAAAATGAGTAGTGAAGACATAATTAAGAGAAGGAATGAAGTTCGTTTAATGAGAGAATTAATGTTCCGTGAAGAAAGAAAGgcaagaagaattaaaaagatCAAATCAAAAGCTTATCATCGTATTAAGAAAAAGGAATTGCTAAAGAATAAAGCATTTGCAGGTATTGACgaatttgaagatgaagaagatgcaGAAATTGCAAGAGCCAAAGAAAGAATGACATTAAAACATAGAGCAAATTCTAAATGGGCAAAAGATATGGTTAAACATGGTATGAGTAATGACAAAGAAACaagagaagaaattgaagaaatgtTGAGACAAGGAGATagattaaaagataaaatattaggGTATAATGACAATGAAGATCGTGATAATAGAGACATCAATGATCTTGAAGATGAGTACGGTGATGAGGATCAAGAAGCTGCCGATGCAAAGACAAGAAATATTGGTAAAAGTGGTATTATGAATATGCAATTTATGAAGAATGCAGAATCAAGAGAAAGAGAAGAGAATAAAATTGCTATTGACAGATTAAgaagatttgaaaatggTGAAGATGTTGAGCAATTCTTTGGAAATGATGAGGAAAATGGGAAGAACCGTGCTGTTAATGTTGAACTAAATAAAGGTAGGCGTATCTATACACCTGGTAATCTTGATAGTAAAAGAGAAATGGATGAATTAGAGAAAGAAGTTATGGAAGAGGAAAATATAGATAGAGCAAGAACGTTAGAAGGGCGtttaactaaaaaaatacaaggCACAAAAGTAGAGAAGAAActatttgaagaaaatctAACCAAAACCACTGAGGAGGATGAATCAGATAAAGAAagtgtaaaaaaaaatgatggGAATAATACAACAAAACATGATAATAGAGAAGAAAACGATGTTAATCCTTGGTTAGTTGAttctgatgatgaagattcACATATTAAGAGAAGTTCAAAAGTTGAAGtgattgataaaaatagtaGTAAGCTTGTTAAGAGTGGTAATAAGATTGCCAAGGCTATGAATAAGAATCCAATGAAAAGAACTCatgacgatgatgatgaattactAGATgtaatgaataataaattagaacTTAATAGGGATAAAGATTCTACTTCATATATGTTTCAACAACAAGATGTTGTTGCAGAAGCATTTGCTGGTGATGATGTAGTTACTACGTTTGAACAAGAGAAAGCTGAAATTGCtgatgatgacgatgataaagaagaagatgtaACACTACCTGGTTGGGGTTCTTGGGCAGGTGCAGGTGCTAAtccaaagaaaaagagaaaGTTTACAAAGATTGTAAAAGGTGTTGTTGAAAAAGATAAGAGAAAGGAtaagaatttaaagaatgtaataataaatgaaaaattcaataagcATAGTGTTAAATATCAATCATCTTCAGTTCCATTCCCATACGAAAATAGAGAACAATACGAAAGATCGCTACGTATGCCTTTAGGTCAAGAATGGACGTCACGTTCTTCtcatcaaaaattaataaaaccACGTATTATGGTTAAACCCGGTGAAGTAATTGATCCATTAAAGGCACCATTCAAAGGATAA
- the PRE8 gene encoding proteasome core particle subunit alpha 2 (similar to Saccharomyces cerevisiae PRE8 (YML092C); ancestral locus Anc_8.871), protein MADRYSFSLTTFSPNGKLGQIDYALTAVKQGVTALGIKATNGVVLATEKKSGSSLALAESLDKISLLTPNIGTVYAGMGPDCRVLVDKARKAAHTNYKRVYGEYPPTRQLVADVAAIMQEATQSGGVRPFGVSLLVAGHDNANENDSNSGFALYQVDPSGAYFPWKATAVGRGAVAAKTFLEKRWHDELELEDAVHIALLALREAVEGEFNGDTLEIAVVGEPNNDMLGFTGVEGQLGPRFRKLTPQEINDRLAAL, encoded by the coding sequence ATGGCCGACAGATATTCCTTCTCCTTAACAACATTTTCTCCCAATGGTAAATTAGGTCAAATTGACTATGCTTTAACTGCAGTTAAACAAGGTGTAACCGCCTTAGGGATCAAAGCGACTAACGGTGTCGTCTTAGCTACAGAAAAGAAAAGTGGTTCATCACTAGCATTAGCAGAATCGTTAGACAAAATTTCCCTATTGACTCCAAATATAGGAACCGTTTATGCAGGAATGGGTCCAGATTGCCGCGTTTTAGTCGACAAGGCAAGAAAGGCTGCTCATACAAATTATAAAAGAGTTTATGGTGAATATCCACCAACAAGACAACTGGTAGCCGATGTAGCTGCTATAATGCAAGAAGCTACTCAATCAGGTGGTGTAAGGCCGTTCGGTGTCTCTTTATTAGTAGCAGGTCATGATAATGCTAATGAAAACGATAGTAATAGTGGGTTTGCCTTATATCAAGTCGATCCCTCTGGTGCTTATTTCCCTTGGAAAGCTACTGCTGTTGGTAGAGGTGCTGTAGCAGCAAAGACTTTCCTAGAAAAACGTTGGCATGATGAGCTAGAGCTAGAAGATGCAGTACATATCGCTCTTCTTGCTCTAAGAGAAGCAGTAGAGGGAGAATTTAACGGTGATACTTTAGAAATTGCTGTAGTTGGTGAaccaaataatgatatgtTGGGTTTCACAGGGGTTGAAGGTCAATTAGGTCCACGTTTCAGAAAATTGACCCCACAAGAAATTAACGATAGATTAGCTGCCTTATGA
- the RPM2 gene encoding ribonuclease P (similar to Saccharomyces cerevisiae RPM2 (YML091C); ancestral locus Anc_8.865), with the protein MPLHPLSPCSVASASAKTARAAPRAARAVVRHTTAPHHHTTAVSRAPASASRAAPRASPRVLAAPISGLSKPRAPAVKADASASAKNAAANAAAANAATAISATAISAAAANSDQGFDSDSFLRTHIAQINACFQSRDYNKVNALYQSLKRNNIVPPLQIYSKILLSILHRDLDLNDINYKVFQLLNCYQDIIIKNKIAPNDSILNILLIALFKCSIVACHANNLNGTDFYKIALNLLSEILPNHNNNLSQELLQYFLVNTILYPGYIDCTTLQSHISQFNPDIQTALQSQIHLTLLTLARLNNNKKFLLDYCRAAFPNPSALSTRRLILATYLSALIETGEFATANSLLNDSLLNDSIQDPSTAAILLPNTILSYSKINPLYSFQLFESFNTKSPHLFDHNFLIYYTYTLLQHNKNIPLESHSHVWDIILTKLYPLLSRRPNASPDFNIASLTTSLLNSPSFYSNPYFPALSTSILTSKNITQLITTSILNHALLNNNLPLITSLLHESIENSLEFTNVSFTYPLIFKHFQKYEFTHQQILNFVNIHASLINKNQFESLKLFNSIYDQFKSQPDLLIQFIQLDCFSHYLTNLDLPSPNDDSNLSPLYNFLPLLFTAPLTSMDFYIKSLSIYSIVISKLLESSASPQTTTPSRLNLFQDTISHFKRLINNLYQLHENPANFITQDIIQTIKILDFPPEINSYFNCKFHPGQWNKSYPLNYSSLIHDSPNMAIQKFIELKKFNYIFDSNTYLELIYNQKFLNWNIIEDTMNLNCWNPHELKNLINFIIMNCSKFCLQKFLNTFFNSIFKLDDINDTSLQRIITDLPINITLPLINFPHDFKSIEKQVRFKSSINKIYNILFKKKQYNKLIEFNSIVPIIDETLLLNTSIIMDDLISYNNLKNSKPKQIPNASPTPTRTPTPPPPPSQQNDNFNLDCILSA; encoded by the coding sequence ATGCCGCTCCACCCGCTTTCGCCCTGTTCTGTCGCGTCTGCCTCGGCCAAGACTGCACGTGCCGCGCCCCGCGCGGCACGTGCGGTCGTGCGCCACACCACTGCGCCACACCACCACACCACCGCCGTGTCACGTGCGCCCGCCTCGGCGTCACGTGCGGCTCCCCGCGCGAGCCCTAGGGTTCTGGCCGCGCCGATCTCGGGGCTGTCGAAGCCACGTGCGCCCGCGGTTAAGGCCGATGCGAGTGCCAGTGCGAAAAACGCCGCCGCAAACGCCGCCGCCGCAAACGCCGCCACCGCTATCTCCGCCACCGCTATCTCCGCCGCCGCAGCAAACTCCGACCAAGGCTTCGACTCCGATTCCTTCCTACGAACCCACATCGCCCAGATCAACGCCTGCTTCCAATCCAGAGACTACAACAAAGTAAACGCCCTATACCAGTCCCTAAAACGCAACAACATCGTCCCTCCCCTGCAAATCTACTCCAAGATCCTCCTTTCCATTCTCCATCGCGATCTAGATCTCAACGACATCAACTATAAAGTCTTTCAACTATTAAACTGCTATCAAgacatcatcatcaaaaataaaatcgCCCCCAATGATTCCATCTTGAACATTCTCTTAATAGCTCTCTTCAAATGTTCCATCGTAGCATGCCATGCAAACAACTTAAACGGAACTGATTTCTACAAGATCGCGTTGAATCTACTCTCCGAGATCCTTCCAAACCATAACAACAACTTGTCTCAAGAACTTTTACAATACTTCCTAGTAAACACCATCTTGTATCCCGGCTATATCGATTGCACCACTCTACAGTCCCATATATCCCAATTCAACCCTGACATTCAAACTGCATTACAATCCCAGATCCATTTGACTTTACTCACATTGGCAAGGTTGAATAATAACAAGAAGTTCCTGCTGGACTATTGCCGCGCGGCTTTCCCTAACCCTTCTGCCCTGTCCACCCGTCGTTTAATCTTGGCAACCTATCTTTCCGCGCTTATCGAAACTGGCGAGTTTGCTACCGCAAACTCGCTACTGAACGACTCGCTATTGAACGACTCCATACAGGACCCCTCGACAGCCGCCATCCTGCTCCCAAACACCATCCTATCATATTCCAAGATCAACCCACTCTATTCTTTCCAACTCTTCGAATCCTTCAACACTAAATCTCCTCACCTTTTCGATCACAACTTCCTCATCTATTACACCTACACCCTCCTCCAACATAACAAAAACATCCCCTTGGAATCCCACTCCCATGTCTGGGACATCATCCTCACTAAACTCTACCCTTTGTTATCAAGGCGCCCAAACGCTTCCCCAGATTTCAACATCGCCTCTCTCACAACCTCCCTGCTCAACTCCCCTTCCTTCTACAGCAACCCTTATTTCCCGGCATTGTCCACCTCGATCTTGACCTCCAAGAATATCACCCAGTTGATCACCACTTCCATTCTAAACCATGCATTATTAAACAACAACTTGCCCCTCATCACCTCCTTACTCCATGAATCCATCGAAAACTCCTTGGAATTCACAAACGTCTCCTTCACTTACCCTTTGATTTTCAAAcatttccaaaaatatgaattcACCCATCAACAAATCTTGAACTTTGTAAACATTCATGCCTCTCTAATCAATAAAAACCAATTCGAATCTTTGAAACTCTTCAATTCCATCTACGACCAATTCAAATCACAACCCGATTTACTCATACAATTCATCCAATTGGATTGTTTCTCACATTACCTCACCAATCTGGATTTACCTTCTCCCAACGACGATTCAAACCTTTCACCCCTTTACAATTTCTTACCTTTACTCTTCACTGCTCCACTAACCTCCATGGATTTTTACATCAAATCTCTATCAATCTATTCCATTGTAATTTCAAAACTTCTCGAATCTTCGGCTTCCCCTCAAACTACTACTCCAAGTAGATTGAATCTTTTCCAAGATACAATCTCCCATTTCAAACGGTTGATCAACAATCTTTATCAATTACATGAAAACCCTGCAAACTTCATCACTCAAGATATTATCCAAACCATTAAAATCCTCGATTTCCCACCAGAAATCAATTCATATTTCAATTGTAAATTCCATCCTGGTCAATGGAATAAATCCTACCCACTCAATTATTCCTCTTTGATCCATGATTCTCCCAACATGGCTAtccaaaaatttattgaattgaaaaaattcaattatattttcgATTCAAATACTTATCTTGAATTGATTTATAATcaaaaattcttgaattgGAATATCATCGAAGACAcaatgaatttgaattgttGGAATCCTcatgaattgaaaaatttaatcaatttcatcatcatgAATTGTTCCAAATTTTGTCTTCAAAAATTCCTAAAcacttttttcaattcaatcTTCAAACTCGATGATATAAACGATACCTCTTTACAAAGAATCATAACGGACTTACCCATCAATATTACATTGCCCCTCATAAACTTCCCTCATGATTTCAAAAGTATTGAAAAACAAGTCCGTTTCAAATCTTCCATCAACAAGATCTACAACATTCTtttcaagaaaaaacaatacaacaaattaatagaattcAATTCTATCGTCCCCATTATCGACGAAACTTTACTTTTAAACACTTCCATCATCATGGATGATTTAATCtcatataataatttgaaaaattcaaaaccAAAACAAATTCCAAATGCTTCTCCCACCCCTACTCGTACCCCTACTCCACCTCCACCTCCATCCCAacaaaatgataatttcaaCTTGGATTGCATTTTATCTgcataa
- the TBLA0C06360 gene encoding uncharacterized protein: protein MFCFVYLDDILISSKDKKSHLQDIRKVLQILKKENLVCKKKKCHFLQESVEFLGFRLGKNGIMVQQEKIRAVKEMPTPNTIKSAQSFLGMVNYYRNFIPQCSLLSKPIIEFISKKCDWSKKQDQAVITLKQKLCSAPVLVSFIPGDEYRLSTDASTIALGGGTRTFGTTCWCNWLFFKNYSSTLSGWRNRIVVYHSKLTTLQILSTWTPTSS, encoded by the coding sequence atgttttgttttgtttacTTAGATGATATCCTAATTTCCTCGAAAGATAAGAAATCTCATCTTCAAGATATCCGCAAAGTGTTACAAATCTTGAAGAAGGAAAATTTGGTATgcaaaaagaagaaatgtCATTTCTTACAAGAGTCTGTAGAATTCCTAGGATTCAGATTGGGTAAAAACGGTATTATGGtacaacaagaaaaaattcgAGCAGTTAAAGAGATGCCCACGCCAAACACAATTAAATCAGCTCAATCCTTTCTGGGAATGGTAAACTATTATAGGAATTTTATTCCCCAGTGCTCATTGTTGTCCAAAcctattattgaatttatttctaaaaaatgTGATTGGTCCAAGAAACAAGATCAAGCGGTTATTACtctaaaacaaaaattatgcTCAGCACCCGTACTAGTCTCATTTATTCCTGGTGACGAATACCGTCTCTCTACAGATGCTAGCACTATCGCTCTTGGTGGGGGTACTAGAACGTTTGGGACAACTTGTTGGTGTAATTggttatttttcaaaaactaCTCAAGCACATTATCCGGTTGGAGAAATAGAATTGTTGTATATCATTCAAAACTTACAACACTTCAAATACTATCTACATGGACACCCACTTCATCTTAA
- the TBLA0C06370 gene encoding uncharacterized protein: MIMVVVDRFSKRAHFIAAQISLGSVGTLDLFYRFIFAYHGFPRTIVSDRDIRFTSSFYKEVTERLGIKLLLSSSNHPQTDGQTESVNKTLGRLLRSYCSQDQDNWDHFLPQVEFVYNSTFQRSIQASPFEVDLGYIPNEPLLDIGNELSARNLSAVDLSKTIKAISLRTTDFLKRSQEDS, translated from the coding sequence ATGATCATGGTTGTAGTTGATAGGTTTTCTAAAAGAGCCCATTTCATCGCCGCTCAAATATCCTTAGGATCGGTCGGTACGTTAGACTTATTTTATCGGTTTATTTTTGCTTATCATGGTTTTCCAAGAACGATTGTTTCAGATAGAGATATTAGATTCACCAGCTCGTTTTACAAAGAAGTGACAGAAAGACTAGGcatcaaattattactatctTCCTCTAATCATCCACAAACAGATGGTCAGACGGAAAGCGTTAACAAAACCTTAGGTCGGTTACTAAGAAGTTACTGTTCACAAGATCAAGATAATTGGGACCATTTTCTTCCTCAGGTTGAATTCGTTTACAATTCGACGTTCCAACGTTCTATTCAAGCTTCACCATTTGAAGTAGATTTAGGTTACATACCCAACGAACCATTACTAGACATTGGTAATGAACTGTCGGCGCGAAATCTATCCGCTGTTGACTTATCAAAAACCATCAAGGCGATTTCTCTAAGAACTACAGATTTCCTCAAGCGATCACAAGAGGATAGTTAA